Proteins encoded in a region of the Halioglobus maricola genome:
- the rraA gene encoding ribonuclease E activity regulator RraA: MTAFSTPDLADEHPDVRAIELQFTNYGSHARFSGPVVTIKCHEDNSLVKAAVAEPGEGRVIVVDGGGSLRRALLGDMLAEKAAANGWAGLVINGVIRDVDQIGVTELGVQALGTTPLKTEKLGEGQRDVTIAFGGVTIVPGEYVYADNNGVLVSAVALL, encoded by the coding sequence ATGACAGCGTTCTCTACTCCTGATCTCGCTGACGAGCATCCTGATGTCAGGGCGATAGAATTGCAGTTCACCAATTATGGCAGTCACGCACGTTTTTCGGGCCCGGTGGTTACGATCAAGTGCCACGAGGACAACTCGCTGGTGAAGGCAGCGGTCGCCGAGCCGGGCGAAGGCCGGGTAATCGTGGTCGACGGCGGTGGTTCGTTGCGGCGAGCGTTGCTGGGCGACATGCTCGCCGAAAAGGCTGCCGCCAATGGCTGGGCCGGCCTGGTGATCAACGGTGTTATTCGTGATGTAGACCAGATTGGAGTGACTGAACTGGGTGTTCAGGCTCTGGGCACAACCCCTTTGAAGACTGAGAAACTCGGCGAAGGCCAACGCGATGTGACCATCGCTTTCGGCGGGGTAACGATTGTTCCCGGAGAGTACGTTTACGCCGACAATAATGGCGTACTTGTCAGCGCTGTGGCTCTGCTATAG
- the nadC gene encoding carboxylating nicotinate-nucleotide diphosphorylase: protein MSQTNPLLLPPAPALIQANVTAALTEDVGDGDITARLIAADTVASGRVITREAGILCGRAWVDETFRQVDPDVKIVWECEDGAAIAPNDTLFTFSGPARALLTAERCALNFLQMLSGTATLCARYAGLVADTGVRLLDTRKTIPGLRIAQKYAVSCGGCHNHRIGLYDAFLIKENHIAACGGIAAAVARAREIAPGKPVEVEVETPGELEQALTAGADRIMLDNFSLEDMRAAVTTAAGAAELEASGNVTDKTLRPIAETGVDFISIGALTKDCKALDLSMRLL, encoded by the coding sequence ATGTCCCAGACCAACCCCCTCCTCCTGCCACCGGCACCTGCACTGATTCAGGCCAACGTTACTGCTGCCCTGACAGAAGATGTCGGCGACGGCGATATCACAGCGCGACTGATCGCCGCCGATACAGTGGCCAGCGGACGGGTAATCACGCGCGAAGCCGGTATCTTGTGTGGCCGAGCCTGGGTGGACGAAACATTCCGCCAGGTAGATCCTGATGTGAAAATCGTGTGGGAATGCGAGGATGGAGCTGCCATAGCACCCAATGACACGCTGTTCACGTTTTCAGGCCCGGCTCGCGCACTGCTGACTGCCGAGCGCTGCGCCCTCAACTTTCTGCAGATGCTTTCAGGCACCGCCACACTATGCGCGCGCTACGCCGGACTCGTGGCAGATACCGGCGTGCGCCTACTGGATACGCGCAAAACCATACCCGGCCTGCGCATCGCGCAAAAGTACGCCGTGAGCTGCGGTGGTTGTCATAATCACCGGATCGGCTTGTACGATGCTTTTCTGATCAAGGAGAACCATATTGCAGCCTGCGGGGGAATTGCCGCTGCGGTAGCGAGGGCACGCGAAATCGCCCCGGGGAAGCCGGTAGAAGTGGAAGTAGAAACACCCGGTGAACTGGAGCAGGCGCTGACGGCCGGCGCCGACAGAATCATGCTGGATAATTTTTCACTGGAAGATATGCGGGCCGCCGTGACAACAGCAGCCGGAGCGGCAGAGCTCGAGGCATCTGGCAATGTTACCGACAAGACCCTCAGGCCCATCGCCGAAACAGGCGTCGACTTTATTTCCATCGGCGCCTTGACCAAAGACTGCAAGGCGTTGGATCTGTCTATGCGCCTGCTATAG
- the ampD gene encoding 1,6-anhydro-N-acetylmuramyl-L-alanine amidase AmpD, which yields MSAAISNGWLRDARHAPSPNCEVRPAGCSPELLVIHNISLPPGQFHGNCIEEFFCNRLDWDADPFFEEIRDVRVSAHLLIRRDGERVQFVSFDERAWHAGQSCFEGRDNCNDFSIGIELEGSDDIPYTELQYRALEEVTLLLFAAYPGMTPGRVTGHSDIAPGRKTDPGPAFDWAKYRRNIDVEGEIA from the coding sequence ATGAGCGCGGCGATCAGCAATGGCTGGCTGCGGGACGCCAGGCATGCGCCCTCACCAAACTGTGAAGTCCGCCCGGCAGGCTGTTCGCCTGAGCTGTTGGTGATACACAATATTTCCCTACCTCCTGGCCAGTTCCACGGCAATTGTATCGAGGAGTTTTTTTGCAATCGTCTGGATTGGGACGCCGATCCCTTCTTTGAAGAGATCCGTGATGTCAGGGTGTCGGCACATTTGCTGATTCGTCGCGACGGTGAGCGGGTCCAGTTCGTCAGCTTCGACGAGCGGGCATGGCATGCTGGCCAATCCTGTTTTGAGGGGCGCGACAACTGCAACGACTTCAGTATCGGTATTGAGCTGGAAGGCAGTGACGATATCCCCTATACCGAGCTTCAGTACCGAGCCCTGGAGGAGGTGACCTTATTACTGTTCGCGGCCTACCCCGGCATGACACCGGGGCGAGTGACCGGGCACTCAGACATTGCTCCCGGGCGTAAGACAGATCCGGGGCCGGCTTTTGACTGGGCGAAATACCGACGAAATATCGATGTGGAGGGGGAGATAGCGTGA
- the ampE gene encoding regulatory signaling modulator protein AmpE, which produces MTFLAMILALVLSMVWSYRGILHQDDWYARLKAQVAGLGLGEGIAVAIQVGLPVLAVTLLLEQLERVLFGLPWIVAASFLLLYSLGRVNTGQWAERYRSQCRRGDFEAALLDANEQSPDATDTEGAAPHDPQSVHLTVQRALLQAEMRGWFGVLFYFVLLGPAAALAYRLLDLSAEPGKGHWWMNVADWLPSRLAAASFMVMGNFVDSVDECYEGFRHPEMSANALLLSVARAAVSHDKIAPPVDGFGDFAARQNEELSALVHRGAICWLLVISLWAMAG; this is translated from the coding sequence GTGACTTTTTTAGCGATGATTCTGGCGTTGGTTCTCAGCATGGTCTGGTCGTATCGTGGCATCCTTCACCAAGATGACTGGTATGCTCGGCTGAAGGCTCAAGTGGCCGGGCTCGGGCTAGGTGAAGGCATCGCCGTCGCCATTCAGGTGGGCCTGCCGGTGCTCGCAGTCACCCTGTTGCTGGAGCAACTCGAGCGCGTTCTTTTCGGCCTCCCCTGGATTGTGGCCGCGAGTTTTTTGTTGCTCTATTCGCTGGGGCGGGTCAATACCGGGCAGTGGGCCGAAAGGTACCGCTCGCAGTGTCGTCGCGGGGATTTTGAAGCGGCATTGCTAGATGCCAATGAGCAGTCTCCCGATGCCACTGACACTGAGGGCGCTGCCCCCCACGACCCTCAGAGTGTGCATCTAACGGTCCAGAGGGCTCTGCTGCAGGCCGAGATGCGGGGGTGGTTTGGCGTACTCTTCTATTTTGTACTTCTGGGCCCCGCCGCTGCTCTGGCTTACCGTCTGCTCGACCTCAGTGCGGAGCCGGGTAAGGGCCACTGGTGGATGAATGTTGCTGATTGGTTGCCCTCGCGGCTCGCTGCTGCCTCATTCATGGTCATGGGTAATTTTGTCGATAGCGTTGATGAGTGTTACGAGGGCTTCAGGCATCCGGAAATGTCAGCCAACGCTCTGCTGCTGAGTGTTGCCAGGGCCGCCGTCAGCCATGACAAGATCGCCCCTCCAGTCGACGGTTTCGGTGATTTCGCAGCCCGCCAGAACGAAGAGCTCAGTGCTCTGGTTCATCGCGGAGCGATCTGCTGGTTGCTGGTGATCTCTCTCTGGGCAATGGCGGGGTGA